One segment of Armatimonadota bacterium DNA contains the following:
- a CDS encoding L-alanine-DL-glutamate epimerase, giving the protein MIEIKRTNSNFEREPLISAFGFKGGYLSELWQSVALVESAGGCRGVGLGTQSTLWSDADIFTSNSEAAGNSLMYLITAYALKLAEGMSFDTPLDLLDKLLPAAYEYGKKITGTDCLRLTFVLNALVAVDNAAWQLHCAENKIAGFDDMIPADIRPALSYRHQKLANIPLMTYGVPLEKIVEAVDEGCCLLKIKIGSDPARDGDLDKMLQWDKDRLSAIHNAVKDHETPYTESGRVQYYLDANGRYDTKDRLMRLIDHAQKIGALERIAILEEPFSEEAEIDVTDIPVRPAADESAHSDADAVKRIDMGYRAIALKPIAKTMSMSLKIAKIAHERNVPCFCADLTVNPVLVDWNKNVAARLAPLPGMRIGVLESNGRQNYLNWDLMRSYHPCCGAPWTDPVNGIYSMSKDFYAKSGGILLTGDHYAEMVK; this is encoded by the coding sequence ATGATCGAAATCAAGAGGACAAACAGCAACTTTGAACGGGAGCCGCTTATATCCGCATTCGGCTTTAAGGGCGGGTATTTGAGCGAGCTTTGGCAGAGCGTGGCATTGGTGGAGAGCGCGGGCGGCTGCCGCGGCGTCGGCCTGGGCACGCAGAGCACCCTCTGGTCCGACGCTGATATCTTCACAAGCAACTCAGAGGCAGCGGGTAACAGCCTGATGTATCTGATAACCGCTTATGCTCTCAAGCTAGCCGAGGGCATGAGTTTCGATACACCGCTTGATCTTCTCGATAAGCTATTGCCTGCCGCTTATGAATATGGCAAGAAAATTACAGGCACTGACTGCCTGCGACTGACGTTTGTCCTCAATGCTCTGGTCGCGGTAGACAATGCCGCCTGGCAGCTCCACTGCGCCGAAAATAAGATAGCCGGGTTTGATGATATGATACCCGCAGATATCAGACCGGCGCTGTCATACCGCCACCAAAAGCTTGCTAATATTCCACTTATGACCTACGGTGTGCCGCTTGAGAAAATAGTTGAAGCGGTCGATGAAGGCTGCTGCCTGCTCAAGATAAAGATTGGCTCAGACCCGGCCCGTGACGGCGACCTCGATAAGATGCTCCAGTGGGATAAAGACAGGCTCTCGGCAATTCACAATGCGGTTAAGGATCATGAGACTCCGTATACCGAAAGCGGCAGGGTGCAGTATTATCTGGACGCCAACGGCCGCTACGACACGAAAGACCGGCTCATGCGTCTTATCGATCATGCTCAGAAAATAGGCGCTCTTGAACGGATTGCCATATTGGAGGAGCCGTTCTCTGAGGAGGCGGAGATCGATGTCACGGATATACCGGTCCGGCCGGCAGCGGATGAAAGCGCTCACTCGGACGCAGATGCCGTTAAGCGGATAGATATGGGTTACAGAGCAATCGCCTTGAAACCAATCGCCAAGACAATGAGCATGAGCCTTAAAATAGCAAAAATCGCACATGAGCGCAACGTGCCATGTTTTTGCGCGGACTTGACGGTTAACCCCGTTCTGGTTGATTGGAATAAAAACGTCGCGGCAAGGCTCGCGCCGCTGCCGGGTATGCGAATCGGCGTGCTGGAATCAAACGGCCGGCAGAACTACCTGAACTGGGACCTGATGAGGTCCTATCACCCATGCTGCGGGGCGCCATGGACAGATCCGGTCAATGGTATTTATAGCATGAGTAAAGACTTCTACGCAAAAAGCGGAGGCATCCTGCTTACCGGCGACCATTACGCCGAGATGGTAAAATGA
- a CDS encoding Gfo/Idh/MocA family oxidoreductase: MKTLKVGLIGCGNFARAIHIPNIRKNDKYRLHAAMDINESAAGEVAQDSGAKYWTTDLDRLLADKEIDVVFITTRHNLHAQQTIKAANAGKHILCEKPMGMNRDECKAIAEAVKKNNVKYTVGYNRGMAPLITQARDLLKDLPAKKLIYHRIQSPLPSDYWVNDPNIGGGRFIGEGCHIFDLLCELVQSPPVGVYASGGTFLDPSLVKIPDSAVVTITFADGSVGTTLIASAGCDKFPKESTEIYCDNRAIHIKDFKEMDYYGWGDQPSSIALDAVDKGQAIEIDQLADAILGDTPSPNGLVKAARAAVISYMVNESIAKGSPIAISESDYVF; the protein is encoded by the coding sequence ATGAAAACACTTAAAGTCGGGCTCATCGGCTGTGGAAATTTCGCGAGAGCAATACACATTCCGAATATAAGAAAGAATGACAAATATCGGTTGCATGCAGCCATGGACATCAACGAGTCGGCAGCCGGAGAAGTCGCGCAAGACAGCGGCGCTAAATACTGGACGACCGACCTCGACAGGCTGCTTGCGGACAAAGAGATCGATGTGGTGTTCATAACAACACGGCATAATCTGCATGCCCAGCAGACGATTAAGGCCGCCAATGCCGGAAAGCATATCTTGTGCGAGAAACCTATGGGGATGAACCGCGATGAGTGCAAGGCTATAGCTGAGGCGGTCAAGAAAAACAACGTCAAATATACTGTAGGCTATAACAGAGGAATGGCTCCGTTAATCACTCAAGCCCGCGATCTGCTCAAAGACCTTCCGGCAAAGAAACTGATCTACCACCGTATTCAATCTCCCCTGCCGTCGGATTATTGGGTCAATGACCCCAATATCGGCGGAGGACGGTTTATCGGTGAGGGATGCCATATATTCGATCTGCTCTGCGAGCTTGTCCAATCGCCGCCTGTGGGCGTCTATGCCTCCGGCGGCACTTTCCTCGACCCCAGCCTGGTCAAGATTCCCGACAGCGCAGTCGTTACGATCACGTTCGCGGATGGGTCGGTAGGCACCACACTCATTGCAAGCGCGGGGTGCGATAAGTTTCCCAAGGAGTCCACTGAGATCTACTGTGACAACCGTGCTATCCACATCAAGGACTTCAAAGAAATGGACTATTACGGCTGGGGCGATCAACCGAGTAGTATTGCGCTGGATGCGGTAGACAAGGGCCAGGCGATAGAAATCGACCAGCTTGCCGATGCGATCCTGGGCGATACCCCAAGCCCCAATGGTCTCGTGAAGGCTGCGCGCGCAGCGGTTATCAGCTATATGGTGAACGAGTCCATTGCAAAGGGCTCTCCCATAGCCATCTCCGAATCTGATTATGTTTTCTGA